ACCGCCTCCACCGCCTGGAGAAAATCCTGGAAGTACGTGAAAGCTTAGAAAAGGTTTAAGAGTTCTTGATCACTTTTGTTCTCAGGAAATTTGCTGATAAATAACTGATTGAAGTGAGAGGGGAACGGAAgtaaagtgatgaaaaaaatgtcacaacATCAGTTGTGGAAAATTAACGTGTTTTCCAACGCGGTTAAAGGACACCCCTAGGACGCGTGCGAGATGCCGCGAGACGAGGTGCTTCGCATCTTCGTAATTATGTGCGTTTAGAGGAAAActtgaatgtgaaaaaatggaTGATGGGGCTATCGCTTACCTGGCTTACCCATATTGTTTTACAGTATGTAGAATCAAAAGCACGATCCTTACTGTGCTCGGTATCGCGTGTACTTTTGGTTATTTTAGGCACACGCCGTACACGTGAACCAAAACGTTTGCTGGCGCGGAAACCGGGTTCTCCCCTATCGACTCTCGAATATCGATTTTCGACTAACGACTATCGAGGCTCGGAAGCGTCAAAGATCGAACAACTTCATGCGTGGTTTCCGGATTTCGAAAGCAGTGGATAGAAAACCTGTTCATTGATGAGTGTGAACGGATGACGAAAGAATTGAAAGATTGGCTACCCTTGAGCAAATTTACGTGACCAGGACTCTACTGGTAAATAAGTCTGGGGACCTAAGATGCCGTGTTAGCGGTCCAGGAGCTTCTTTATCGGCGGAGCCGTTTAACACGCAACTTAATGAGACACACAATACTTCATTAGGGTAACCGTCGTAAACAATCTTTAACCAACGatctgtttcaaaaacaaacaatatcAGGTCAGATTGGTGATCACAAATTGAATCACATGGTCTCATATTTCTGTAACCTGAATCTTATTCCTTCTGTTCAATTATTCTTTCTAATCTACGTAAGTAACGGTTGTAAGTGATGGTAAATTCTTTATGAAAACTGCGGAAGATTTTACGCATCACAAGTTTGGCACGACTCACtgagaattattttaaacAGTCACATTTATATGCGACTTATTAGTAATGGGTGAAAAGTAATAACTAGTGGCGgcaaaatgtgaaaaatagaGGAGGTGGTTTAAGATATTTAAATCTAGGTTTGCCGGGTATCGGATAAAGGTTTAAGAAGTAATTCTTCTACCTTACATTTACCGACTGGTCTTATAGGATTCCAATGTAAAATCGAATCAATGTAGCAGAATACTGCGATTTTCTTCCCTGCCCGTCAGTACCGCTTATTGTAAGTTCTTATTCTTACGCTAAAGTCCATGAGGCTAGCAGTCTTGATaaatcttcagtcaacggttctcaaaggtttgaaaattgtttaaaaagcAGTACGGACGCGCCTTATTCTAGGCATTTTGTAAAGCACATAATCAACGCGGGCTGCAGGTGTTGTTTCCAAAACAATATGGCGGCAATTACCGCAGTTGTCAAATAATTTTGTGTGGTACGCTTTGGTTTAGAATGTCGTTATTTCCAGCGTATTCGAGTAATTCCAATAACGAGGCAAAGTCCTTGGATGAGGCTCAGAAAAGTTCAGGtaaatatttctcaatttatCCTGTGTCATACCTAGATTGTGCGAACGATCTTATCTAACCTAACATAACCTATCACAACAAAACATGACCGCGAACCACTCTCCCTAGCATGAATGTTGTAAACGATTATTTGATTAAACTTGATCTTAAACAATGGTTTGTTGTATGCCAGAAGCCCAAGAATTGTGGTAGCATCTTTTCGGCAATTCTTTGGTAGTATTTTTTTCGGTAATCTTGGCTTGGTAAAAAGGATAAGTCAGCTTTTTACATCAACCTTAAAAGTCAAataggtttgaaaattttatgatcATTGAGTTTTATTTCCTATCGTTGTTTTCATGCAACTCGTAACACATTTATTACCCAACATGGATCTAATCCTAAAACTCCATGAAATTAATGTTAGAATTCGAGAGGTTCAGCcaactcaaaattttttaaaggataaatatttttttggctcaaaatattgaaagtatTTCAAACTAGATTCGAAGGGAATATTCCTGAATTTGAGAGAGTTGAAGAGTCTTATGCTAAACTAAGCACGTTGTTTTACTGACAAAATTCACATCGTTGATTTAAAAATGCTGGCTGCCTTGTAAGTGATGTTATCGATGAAACTTCCTTATCATTTTTACAACAAAATGGTACGAGAGCAAAGTAAATTCTGTTTCTATCGAACATGCAAAAAGTCGGGACAttatatctgaaaaaaatacggcTTTCTCTACCTATTCAGCTTGGGTTGATTAATTCTTTTCTTGAGTATTACTTTTTGCCACGAGATTGGTTAAAATCGATTCAGAAGctatttgattttgaatttgcaGATGAAGTATCGAATTTGTGGCTGGAAAATTCCAGCTTTGTGGCACCTGTGGTTCAAACTCCCGTGATCGATCTTTGGTCAGATTCATCTTCTGATGAGtcagtgaaaataatatttaacgaCAGCGCACCTTCACCAAAATCAGAGGTAATACCTATAGATTTGGATGGGAGTATCAGCAGCGATTATAACAGAAGTTCCACATCGAGACGCGAGAGGAAGCACaagaagcgaaagaaaaaaactcgCGACAGAAGTAGTCACAGACAGAAGGAGAAGTACGCAAAGATACTTGAGAATGTGTATTTTGAGGACACGGCACGAGACAAGAGAAATTTAACGGTATCTACGCTTGGTGGCTCAGACAGACCCAGCTATACCTTGTACTCTGCTCATCTCGGGTTTAGACCATTTAAGAAATTGCTAAAACAAACACCGCGAAGGTATCACGCCGTCAATATAGATTCTGTGCGCAAAGGTGAGAAACAAGATACTAGAATTAAGAGGAGCCAAACTAGCGATGAAAGCAAGCAGCTGCAAAATGAGGTGGAGGATTTTAACTGGGGTGTTAACATGGAAGAAGAGCagacgaaaaaaacaaaagagtTTAACGAAGGGTTGGCAGAAAACCCTGACGATGTTGAATTGTGGATGAAATACATCAACTTCCAGGTATtcgatgttgaaaatttatatccgGTCTTGAGATCTCTGGGCGATACGATTGATtccaaattataattaatttctcattttagGATGTAATTTCCCGATTCCAAAAGGATCGCGGGATCACGGATGTTAGGAACACGATAACTTGCCAGCGTAAACTGGCGATAGCGAATAAAGCTTTTGAGAAAAATCCAAGTTCTACAGAACTCTTGAAGCTCAAGTTAAGCCTCACTGCTCAGTTGTTACCTGCTGATCAATTTTCAAGTGAAGTCGAGGCCCTCGTCAATAAGGATTCGGGGAACATTGTGCTGTGGCGTGCTTTAATTATGGCCACTCAAGCTTCTGTAGCCATTTGCACAGTTCCTAAAGTCTTGGACTTGTACTCTAGATGCCTTTCGAGTCTACGCCAACGGCTTAGGACCAGTCCACGATTATACGATCAACAGATCCTTGGTGAGAcatgaaataataatgttacATAATGCGACATCTAACAGGAGACAATCGGTGCATCTATAATgtcgattcaatttttatattcgtcTATTAATCGGTTGCTAATTCCATTCCTAATATTTTGCAACATAAATCATTTTTGCTTATTGgatatacaattttcaatgttaATTAGAAATGCTGTATCGCTGTCTGACGTTTCTGAGGCAGGCAGGACTTTGGGAACAGATGTGGGAAACGTTGAGACTCAATTTAACtctgaatttgaatttgagtaAGGACAACTTTAGATTCCGAGGGTTTATTGACGAGCGAAAATTAAGTAAGTCAATAATTATCTATCAGCAAATATCTTTCGGTAGCAGTTTTTACCGTGCAtgagagaagtaaaaaaagagaaaataaaataaaaaaaccagGTGTGAGGATTGCATTGTATCGTCGGTAGGAACTAATGAACTACCAGAAAATGGAAGACTGTAAAGTGCAAGTGAGTGATAAGAAAACTGCAAAAAGATAAGAGAGTATATGTTTTCATCCATTCCCAGAGCTGCTTATAAATGCTCAGATATGCGTGCGATTTCAAATCTAGAATCATTATTGATCTTTATTTGTAATTCTGGAAGTTGAACAGTTTGTActgtaaataaaatagaacCAATTTGGTCTGAAAATTAGATGATACAGACACAGTTCTACACAAGCCGATAACTCTCCTAACtgcaaattattaatttccAGTTGGAATGGAAGAGGTAATATTAACATCGAGACTTCCATTGAACCAATTATGGTTGAGGGTAGAGTCTCTCCGAGAGAGTTGTCACTGGATTAGCGTAAGCAGCGACCAATTAGAAGTACTTGGAGATTCGCGGCGCTTTGTACTACCGGAAGACGTGACTGATTTTGTACAGCCAATAATGTCACGTGACTCCAGTCTGAAACTTGCCGTTTACTCTATACTTTCACTGAAAGTGCCTTTGCTTCCAATGCAGGATTTTATTGCCCATGTAAGTTGCGCTGCCTCTTAAATGGTTGACGAATAATCATctagaataaattttcaggaTTTAGGGTTA
This region of Neodiprion virginianus isolate iyNeoVirg1 chromosome 7, iyNeoVirg1.1, whole genome shotgun sequence genomic DNA includes:
- the LOC124308860 gene encoding nuclear exosome regulator NRDE2, with translation MSLFPAYSSNSNNEAKSLDEAQKSSDEVSNLWLENSSFVAPVVQTPVIDLWSDSSSDESVKIIFNDSAPSPKSEVIPIDLDGSISSDYNRSSTSRRERKHKKRKKKTRDRSSHRQKEKYAKILENVYFEDTARDKRNLTVSTLGGSDRPSYTLYSAHLGFRPFKKLLKQTPRRYHAVNIDSVRKGEKQDTRIKRSQTSDESKQLQNEVEDFNWGVNMEEEQTKKTKEFNEGLAENPDDVELWMKYINFQDVISRFQKDRGITDVRNTITCQRKLAIANKAFEKNPSSTELLKLKLSLTAQLLPADQFSSEVEALVNKDSGNIVLWRALIMATQASVAICTVPKVLDLYSRCLSSLRQRLRTSPRLYDQQILEMLYRCLTFLRQAGLWEQMWETLRLNLTLNLNLSKDNFRFRGFIDERKLIGMEEVILTSRLPLNQLWLRVESLRESCHWISVSSDQLEVLGDSRRFVLPEDVTDFVQPIMSRDSSLKLAVYSILSLKVPLLPMQDFIAHDLGLTQIEWDADSIEMLLPLVHPFVGILAGSEEKKKVMERILEDQLTSGPQYLKYHPAQEPYLDFVRDTFWAIAESFSATQYERTSIYVWWLRFERLLASLNKNDKDDHRKKKLKSMVKDFLKRDGNRNNLHFYREYALIEKEIGRFDSCVTILETTIGMQTNFLANLSTRQEKTVLCSVFRALFETLLDPKTYQENHRGRILTAVARMVSGPDENRLEQAEEFLETSVDEFLRQPVSDLIEKTYFLPNFECDLITCYAYFLYVKNLTISEPIGVLEKCLKHSKENKYLQECLYESTVALLHLDSKRSKLHGISKETLDQALDLYPMNCYLLSVGMEIESESPCWKVSHHRTGSFQAMASCLAIHIRIERLESLGLQDAAVAATNKLLSIHRRLAKDPGSQRCPLIWRLYMLLLRERNLCEGRGEEVYHESVAECPWARGIYTDAAQVAPQLLTEIQDLIREKELRMHVTPEELDILRG